A genomic segment from Orientia tsutsugamushi str. Boryong encodes:
- a CDS encoding HD domain-containing protein: protein MIDFYSESLLNKLFRINVRFNAEIDLDKVERAIFYAKKYHDKQLRDTGEPYYMHPLEVAYMVADYSFETDTIITAILHDTLEDTTLTKEKIVKVFGKKIAEQVSELTRIKDNKKISSREMIQTFYSQNKTELLLIKLFDRFHNIQTISIKPYEKRQKIVIETQQEFIPLAEYLNLPEIRERLSEYCKLNAS from the coding sequence ATGATAGACTTTTATAGCGAGAGCTTACTAAATAAGCTGTTTAGAATCAACGTAAGATTTAACGCTGAAATTGATCTTGATAAAGTTGAAAGAGCAATATTTTACGCTAAAAAATATCATGACAAACAACTTCGAGATACAGGAGAGCCATATTATATGCATCCATTAGAGGTAGCTTATATGGTAGCAGACTACAGTTTTGAAACAGATACGATTATTACAGCAATACTACATGATACCCTCGAAGACACAACACTAACTAAAGAAAAGATTGTTAAGGTATTTGGTAAAAAAATTGCAGAACAGGTTTCAGAACTCACAAGGATTAAGGATAATAAAAAAATCAGTTCTAGAGAAATGATTCAAACATTTTATAGCCAAAATAAAACAGAACTATTATTAATTAAGCTTTTCGACCGATTCCATAATATTCAGACTATATCAATAAAACCTTATGAAAAAAGACAAAAAATCGTCATTGAAACTCAGCAAGAATTTATACCTCTTGCTGAATACCTTAATCTACCAGAGATTAGAGAACGCTTAAGCGAATATTGCAAACTTAATGCTAGCTAG
- a CDS encoding sensor histidine kinase, translating into MKEKNKTINQWIVQIPPIPVMLLNGERENIDEYMEIITKLRKAKYQVEVAESLKEYCVNLIQNIKYRFNIATSEIVRLASDIMLNDSKNKDKLETILNRAANLQRYCNDVVYTLRSEIENENLCLKKFSIQKLVKDAVRRLEDIAKEKDIKINYNFQYKMKDIVIGNSDHLQAILSQLIGSTIRFNHSCKVIITVHLFTIKNYIKSDNILQFRIHDKGSGISKKKLGDIKAKIADFELVRDYPQMLESGLWFVNYLVNQLNGEMEIESEKDKFTTITCNIPVQLF; encoded by the coding sequence ATGAAAGAAAAGAATAAAACAATTAACCAATGGATAGTACAGATACCTCCAATACCAGTTATGTTGCTGAATGGAGAGAGGGAGAATATCGATGAATATATGGAGATAATAACAAAGTTAAGAAAAGCTAAGTATCAGGTCGAGGTAGCTGAATCATTGAAAGAATATTGTGTGAATCTGATACAGAATATCAAATATAGATTTAATATTGCAACTAGCGAAATTGTAAGGCTAGCAAGCGATATCATGTTAAATGATTCAAAAAATAAAGATAAGCTGGAAACAATATTAAATCGAGCAGCAAATCTCCAAAGGTACTGTAACGATGTAGTTTACACGCTTAGAAGCGAAATTGAGAATGAAAATTTATGTTTAAAAAAATTTAGCATACAAAAGCTAGTAAAGGATGCCGTCAGGAGACTAGAAGACATTGCAAAAGAGAAAGATATAAAAATCAATTACAATTTTCAGTACAAAATGAAGGATATTGTGATTGGAAATAGTGATCACTTACAAGCTATATTAAGTCAATTAATAGGCAGCACGATTAGATTTAATCACAGCTGCAAGGTTATAATTACAGTTCATTTGTTTACTATAAAAAATTATATAAAAAGCGATAACATACTACAATTTAGAATACACGATAAAGGAAGCGGTATTTCAAAGAAAAAATTAGGAGATATAAAAGCAAAAATAGCTGATTTTGAGTTGGTACGAGACTATCCACAAATGCTGGAATCAGGATTATGGTTTGTAAATTACCTTGTTAATCAACTTAATGGAGAAATGGAAATAGAAAGCGAAAAAGACAAGTTTACAACCATTACTTGCAATATTCCAGTACAACTTTTTTAA
- a CDS encoding sensor histidine kinase: MPIEDEGQNKINKLTEKLSTEGINSTTIKQIDAEMQKLYCQLEESEEVSINCIEWIQYFRLIVNNYDRKKVNIIASLNGMIFLFRQYIASTNVRIETFNIELLINNTVIRMREHFENENIKLNVQNDIKTILIGDSFRIKAVISQLIGSAIINSSKNSKITININQYSEILQFTVQNIGLSPSKEKLERINAELENLNLVTYQELGEGLAFIKHLTDQLKGRLRAKEENNYITFSFDVPITSFNSSL; encoded by the coding sequence ATGCCTATTGAAGACGAAGGTCAAAATAAAATCAATAAATTAACTGAAAAATTATCCACAGAGGGAATTAATAGCACAACAATAAAACAGATAGATGCTGAAATGCAAAAACTATACTGCCAGCTAGAGGAATCTGAGGAAGTAAGCATAAATTGCATAGAGTGGATACAATATTTTAGGCTAATAGTAAATAACTACGACAGAAAAAAAGTAAATATAATAGCTTCTCTAAATGGAATGATTTTTTTATTTAGACAATACATAGCATCAACGAATGTAAGGATTGAAACATTTAACATAGAATTGCTAATAAATAATACCGTTATCAGAATGAGGGAACATTTTGAAAATGAGAATATAAAGCTAAATGTTCAAAATGACATAAAGACAATTCTGATTGGAGATAGTTTTCGAATAAAAGCAGTAATAAGTCAGTTAATTGGTAGTGCTATTATAAATAGTAGTAAGAATAGCAAGATTACTATTAACATCAATCAGTATTCAGAAATATTACAATTTACAGTACAAAACATAGGACTAAGCCCTTCTAAAGAAAAATTAGAAAGAATAAATGCTGAACTAGAGAATTTGAATTTGGTAACATATCAAGAACTAGGAGAAGGATTAGCATTTATTAAACATCTTACAGATCAGCTAAAAGGAAGACTAAGAGCAAAAGAGGAAAATAATTACATAACTTTTTCATTTGATGTACCAATAACTAGTTTTAACTCTTCTTTATGA
- a CDS encoding ankyrin repeat domain-containing protein: MNNIPNEIKIQAFRYASQGNIDALLELIIAHPDLMKARSNRNGNTLLISACDNVQKEMMEFLIANGSDLDATDYNNDDYLSALHSALLRLGDKDIARTIATLHDFKPKYTCESTALMAAVTNKALTYAQYIIDISKLDKNTIVKNIVQAIIKVAGPTSMEKNNVISMVEKYSDITDKEFAFELTKIVFQKKLREVSVGSDTTFHCPNLLKENPFGNFGYKIFNTIDVMFIKLLYKRWGIDLSQYEKFTNNLHSLKDELLKEGEICSAVILESNKQEILCIVKTSSIVHNNASKLYNENLDDSMNLMLERICYLMNIGNANNESNKEEFKTIFGFINEHKTVGYNLSDNFIKIIISECASNIRLQEVLKNNSEIIKLVEDYIPCVTTNLNGLEDEFKKDLSILANEVITILDNNPFLQKELCTKGTLVDTAYFLQTTVLPVDIFLNCISDEAKEQKQLTDYEKELIKSHLNFFNYENTYQSPKFDELNDDNIKDTIQYYKNNSKALLPISMLLEIAHDKNKLAELDNTLNSNYEKTSVHVKKCVNTMSKFREYYNSIKYLDLSTNIPKQHFEEKILPELNNQIQCELTDIRLERLNNITALSHKVNKFLNISQMTSVFERYNNDYIQLNEDANSENQLLLELLDGNIDNHTSDFHHMC; the protein is encoded by the coding sequence ATGAACAATATACCAAACGAAATAAAGATACAAGCATTTCGATATGCAAGCCAAGGTAATATAGATGCACTCCTTGAGTTAATAATTGCCCATCCTGATCTGATGAAAGCAAGATCGAACAGGAATGGTAATACATTACTTATTAGCGCATGTGATAATGTGCAAAAAGAAATGATGGAATTCTTAATAGCTAATGGATCTGATCTTGATGCCACAGACTATAACAATGATGATTATCTAAGCGCGCTACATTCTGCTCTTCTGAGACTTGGAGATAAGGATATAGCCAGGACTATAGCAACATTGCATGATTTTAAGCCTAAATATACATGTGAAAGTACTGCATTGATGGCTGCAGTAACAAACAAAGCATTAACATATGCACAGTACATCATTGATATATCTAAACTAGATAAAAATACAATAGTAAAAAATATTGTACAAGCTATTATAAAGGTAGCTGGGCCAACGAGTATGGAAAAAAATAATGTAATATCCATGGTAGAAAAATATTCTGATATCACAGATAAAGAATTCGCTTTTGAATTAACAAAAATAGTTTTTCAGAAAAAGTTACGTGAAGTATCAGTAGGAAGTGATACAACTTTTCATTGTCCAAATTTACTAAAAGAAAATCCTTTTGGAAATTTTGGATATAAAATTTTCAATACAATTGATGTCATGTTTATAAAATTATTATATAAAAGATGGGGAATTGACTTAAGCCAATATGAGAAATTTACTAATAATTTGCATTCTCTAAAAGATGAATTACTAAAAGAAGGCGAAATATGTTCTGCAGTAATACTTGAATCTAATAAGCAAGAGATATTATGTATAGTTAAAACTAGCAGCATAGTACATAATAATGCATCAAAATTATATAATGAAAATTTAGATGATTCAATGAATTTAATGCTAGAGAGAATATGCTATTTAATGAATATAGGCAATGCTAATAATGAGTCTAATAAAGAAGAATTCAAAACTATATTTGGATTTATTAATGAGCATAAAACTGTAGGATATAACCTATCTGATAATTTTATAAAAATAATAATATCTGAGTGCGCTAGTAATATACGTTTACAAGAAGTGCTTAAAAATAATAGTGAAATAATAAAATTAGTTGAAGATTATATACCTTGTGTTACAACTAACCTTAATGGATTAGAGGATGAATTTAAAAAAGACTTATCCATTTTAGCTAATGAAGTTATAACAATATTAGATAACAATCCTTTTTTACAGAAAGAATTATGTACTAAAGGTACTCTAGTAGATACTGCATATTTTTTACAGACAACAGTATTACCTGTAGATATTTTTTTAAATTGTATCAGTGATGAAGCTAAAGAACAAAAACAACTTACTGATTATGAAAAAGAGTTAATAAAATCTCATTTAAACTTTTTCAATTATGAAAATACATATCAATCTCCTAAGTTTGATGAACTAAATGATGATAATATCAAGGATACAATTCAGTACTATAAAAATAATTCAAAAGCTTTATTGCCTATTTCAATGTTATTGGAAATTGCGCATGATAAAAATAAATTAGCTGAATTAGATAATACTTTGAATAGTAATTATGAAAAAACAAGTGTACATGTTAAAAAGTGTGTAAATACAATGTCAAAATTCAGGGAATATTATAACAGTATAAAGTATTTAGACTTATCTACAAATATACCGAAGCAACATTTTGAAGAAAAAATATTACCAGAATTAAATAATCAGATACAATGTGAGCTTACTGATATTAGGCTAGAAAGATTAAATAATATTACTGCTTTATCACATAAAGTAAACAAATTTTTAAATATATCTCAGATGACTTCAGTGTTTGAAAGATATAATAATGATTATATACAACTGAATGAAGATGCTAACTCTGAGAATCAATTACTACTTGAATTATTGGATGGAAACATTGATAATCATACGAGCGACTTTCATCATATGTGCTAG
- a CDS encoding DNA adenine methylase encodes MSIAISNEPKPFLHWVGGKRRIVNKLIEHLPSGPYYNYYEPFLGGGALFFQVKHLFKQCFLSDINLDLITSYHAVKKNPNEVNRLLNLYHENHSENHYYKIRDNYYSNDPNDITAKFIYLNKYSFRGIYRLNRDGTSAQTFSDKQYLKLHICSRINKCSKLLTGTSIYAMDFSFIEPKKGDFVYLDPPYHQSGERFYTRVPFDEKEQIRLRDFVYELNNKGVKIMLSNNNTAFIRDIYKNFFITHIPVTYSINQKRNLVNELIIINYFQN; translated from the coding sequence GTGTCAATAGCAATTTCTAATGAACCAAAGCCTTTTCTTCACTGGGTTGGAGGCAAAAGGAGAATTGTTAATAAATTAATAGAGCATCTTCCTTCAGGGCCATACTATAATTACTATGAACCATTCCTTGGTGGGGGTGCTTTATTTTTTCAAGTTAAGCATCTGTTTAAACAATGTTTTTTGTCTGATATTAATCTCGACTTAATTACTAGTTATCACGCTGTAAAAAAGAATCCAAATGAGGTCAATAGATTACTAAATCTATATCACGAAAACCATTCTGAAAATCACTACTATAAAATAAGAGACAATTATTATAGTAATGATCCTAATGATATCACGGCAAAATTTATATATCTTAATAAATATTCCTTTAGGGGAATTTATAGGCTAAACAGAGATGGTACATCTGCTCAAACATTTTCTGATAAGCAATATCTTAAGCTTCATATTTGCTCTAGAATAAATAAATGCAGCAAACTTTTAACTGGTACATCAATTTATGCGATGGATTTTTCATTTATAGAGCCTAAAAAAGGTGACTTCGTTTATCTTGATCCGCCTTACCACCAATCAGGAGAACGTTTCTACACTAGAGTTCCATTTGATGAAAAAGAGCAAATCAGACTACGAGATTTTGTTTATGAACTAAACAATAAAGGTGTTAAAATTATGCTTTCAAATAATAACACTGCCTTCATTAGAGACATATACAAAAACTTCTTCATCACTCATATTCCAGTCACATACTCAATCAATCAAAAACGCAATCTCGTTAATGAGCTAATCATTATTAACTATTTTCAAAATTAG
- a CDS encoding IS5 family transposase (programmed frameshift) yields MKLDQIKELKDEKFRRLTGVRKKTFSKMVDILRKADGVKKSKGGRKNKLNLEEQLLMALEYLREYRTYFHIGQNYGISESSAYKAVKWVEDTLVKHPNFALPGRKALMNSDMNYEVVLIDATESPIERPKKKQKFYYSGKKKRHTLKTQIVVDKKTHQVICTDFSNGKKHDFRLFKESKILIHPKIKAITDIGYQGIQKIHNNSALPKKKSKKNPLTKNDKKNNRRLAGKRVVNENVIAMLKRFKIIADKYRNRRKRFGIRFNLISGIYNFDLP; encoded by the exons ATGAAATTAGATCAGATTAAAGAGTTAAAGGATGAAAAATTTCGTCGATTAACAGGAGTAAGGAAGAAAACATTCTCAAAGATGGTGGATATTTTGAGGAAAGCTGATGGTGTTAAGAAATCAAAAGGAGGGCGTAAAAATAAGCTCAATTTGGAGGAACAGTTATTGATGGCCTTAGAATACCTTAGAGAATACCGTACTTATTTTCATATAGGTCAGAACTATGGGATTAGTGAAAGTTCAGCATATAAGGCTGTAAAATGGGTAGAAGACACCTTAGTTAAACACCCAAACTTTGCTCTTCCAGGTCGTAAAGCTCTAATGAATAGCGATATGAATTATGAAGTAGTCTTGATTGATGCTACTGAGAGTCCAATAGAAAGACCCA AAAAAAAACAAAAATTCTATTATTCAGGAAAGAAGAAAAGGCATACACTAAAGACTCAAATAGTGGTAGACAAGAAAACACACCAAGTAATATGTACAGATTTTTCTAACGGTAAAAAACATGACTTTAGATTATTTAAGGAATCCAAAATTCTTATCCATCCTAAGATTAAAGCGATTACTGATATAGGATATCAAGGTATACAAAAAATTCACAATAATTCTGCATTACCAAAGAAAAAAAGCAAGAAAAATCCTTTAACTAAAAATGATAAAAAGAATAATCGTAGGTTAGCAGGAAAAAGAGTTGTCAATGAAAACGTTATTGCTATGCTAAAACGGTTCAAAATTATTGCTGACAAATATCGAAATAGACGTAAAAGATTCGGTATTAGATTTAATTTGATCTCTGGCATTTATAATTTTGATCTACCTTAA
- a CDS encoding tyrosine-type recombinase/integrase translates to MTSISSKFINRALRKIKIPKGEKLLIIHDPDIIGLKLKISCTVCGGIVRKTWILEQKYKNQSLKIRIVEFPYLSIKEARKIARELKTLMANGIDPRAVKHQQQIEENENRIKERERKANDITFKELCYKYIEEYAKIYTINWKENADRVHTYAQALYEKKISKIRMSDIEPIFNDISKEGKYATANALLATLRTIFNKAIKWGLIENNPTLGIEQHKLQARERRLSYDEMGRFLQVLCGEASPLIRDFALLALYTGARKSNVLEMEWDNIDFERKIWHIPKTKNGKAQNIPLTDEAMEILQARKLISTSKWVLPSSTSESGHLSHPNTAWKIICEKASIKNFRIHDLRRTFASCMGDAGESQRTISIALNHINPNSTIPYTIACMELVREYMSKAIQIISECARSYNIYNTI, encoded by the coding sequence ATGACTTCAATATCATCAAAGTTTATAAATCGAGCACTACGTAAAATTAAAATTCCTAAGGGAGAAAAATTATTAATTATCCACGATCCAGATATAATAGGACTTAAACTGAAAATCTCATGTACAGTCTGTGGAGGAATAGTAAGAAAAACATGGATTTTAGAACAAAAATATAAAAACCAGAGTTTAAAAATAAGGATAGTGGAATTTCCATATTTATCTATTAAAGAAGCTAGAAAAATAGCAAGAGAATTAAAGACATTAATGGCGAACGGAATAGATCCAAGAGCAGTAAAACATCAACAACAGATAGAAGAAAATGAGAATCGTATAAAAGAAAGAGAAAGAAAAGCTAACGATATTACATTCAAAGAGCTGTGTTATAAGTATATTGAAGAGTATGCCAAAATATATACTATAAACTGGAAAGAGAATGCTGACAGAGTACATACTTATGCACAAGCATTATATGAAAAAAAGATAAGCAAGATTCGAATGAGTGATATTGAACCAATATTCAATGATATCAGCAAAGAGGGAAAATATGCCACAGCAAATGCATTGCTAGCAACCTTACGCACTATATTTAATAAGGCAATAAAATGGGGATTAATAGAAAACAATCCTACTCTAGGGATAGAGCAGCATAAACTGCAAGCAAGAGAGAGACGTCTAAGTTACGATGAAATGGGTAGATTTTTACAAGTATTATGCGGAGAAGCAAGTCCATTGATAAGAGATTTTGCATTACTAGCGTTATATACTGGAGCTAGAAAAAGTAATGTGTTAGAGATGGAATGGGACAATATAGATTTTGAAAGAAAAATATGGCATATACCAAAAACTAAGAACGGAAAGGCGCAAAATATACCATTAACAGATGAGGCAATGGAAATATTGCAAGCAAGGAAATTAATATCTACAAGTAAATGGGTACTACCAAGTTCTACTAGCGAAAGCGGACACTTATCGCATCCAAATACCGCATGGAAGATAATTTGTGAAAAGGCAAGCATAAAAAATTTCAGAATACACGATCTAAGAAGGACGTTTGCAAGTTGTATGGGGGATGCAGGCGAAAGTCAGAGGACAATTAGTATAGCATTGAATCATATTAATCCAAACTCAACAATACCTTATACTATAGCTTGTATGGAGTTAGTACGAGAGTATATGTCTAAGGCTATACAAATAATTAGTGAATGTGCTAGAAGTTATAATATTTATAATACTATCTGA
- a CDS encoding TraE/TraK family type IV conjugative transfer system protein, translating into MNHLFKQNAIQELVKYNKCLLSVTILLAAANIIAIMAAITKEEKWLLIPAMEPDRKMMVSSKNYHETYLKEWAIYVTKLLFTTSPNEVERQIADMKVASSNTESLNKFFHDHLQFVKGSNVSSVFFPKKVEVIKDGVLISGTLRYWFSDSKHIAVDKTYLLTYKRSPNYLLLLTGVKENGIKK; encoded by the coding sequence ATGAATCATCTCTTTAAGCAAAATGCTATACAAGAGCTGGTTAAATATAATAAATGCTTACTTTCAGTAACTATATTGCTAGCTGCAGCTAATATAATTGCGATAATGGCTGCAATTACCAAAGAAGAAAAGTGGTTATTAATTCCAGCAATGGAGCCTGATCGTAAAATGATGGTTTCATCAAAAAATTACCATGAAACCTATTTAAAGGAATGGGCAATTTATGTAACGAAACTCTTATTTACTACTTCTCCAAATGAGGTAGAAAGACAAATAGCAGACATGAAAGTTGCATCTAGTAATACTGAATCTTTAAATAAATTTTTTCATGATCACTTGCAATTTGTTAAAGGCTCAAATGTGTCTTCAGTCTTTTTTCCGAAGAAGGTTGAAGTGATAAAGGATGGAGTATTAATTAGTGGAACGCTTCGTTATTGGTTTAGCGATAGTAAACATATAGCTGTCGATAAGACTTACCTTTTGACTTACAAGCGAAGTCCTAATTACCTTTTGTTGTTAACTGGCGTTAAAGAGAATGGAATAAAAAAATGA
- a CDS encoding TrbI/VirB10 family protein produces MIGEDGRSGIKGIVVDKSSNIASMAALNGVFSNIAKFLQAKAIKPDMLPTLNLVAGGHQQQEFQIGDALQSGAYSGASNAFDKLADFAIKQADSMSPVVLIASGRVIDVVFKKGFDLREHKKKPHNLTYSQSTNNEKVNLHNKFDQSQKLEEHL; encoded by the coding sequence TTGATAGGTGAAGATGGACGTTCTGGAATTAAAGGAATCGTGGTAGATAAATCGTCTAACATAGCAAGCATGGCTGCATTAAATGGAGTATTTAGCAATATTGCTAAGTTTCTACAAGCTAAGGCTATTAAACCTGATATGCTACCAACTTTAAACCTAGTAGCTGGAGGTCATCAACAACAAGAGTTTCAGATTGGAGATGCGCTTCAGTCTGGAGCTTACTCTGGAGCTAGTAATGCTTTTGATAAGCTAGCTGATTTTGCTATAAAACAAGCTGATTCTATGAGCCCAGTCGTTCTTATTGCGTCAGGTAGAGTCATCGATGTTGTATTTAAAAAAGGTTTTGACTTACGTGAGCACAAGAAGAAGCCACATAATTTAACTTATTCACAATCAACTAACAATGAAAAAGTTAATTTGCATAATAAATTCGACCAATCACAAAAGTTAGAGGAGCATTTATAA